Proteins encoded within one genomic window of Microtus ochrogaster isolate Prairie Vole_2 linkage group LG4, MicOch1.0, whole genome shotgun sequence:
- the Igfbp5 gene encoding insulin-like growth factor-binding protein 5 produces MVLSAVLLLLAAYAGPAQGLGSFVHCEPCDEKALSMCPPSPLGCELVKEPGCGCCMTCALAEGQSCGVYTERCAQDLRCLPRQDEEKPLHALLHGRGVCLSEKSYSEQTKIERDSREHEEPTTSEMAEETYSPKVFRPKHTRISELKAEAVKKDRRKKLTQSKFVGGAENTAHSRVIPAPEMRQESEQGPCRRHMEASLQELKASPRMVPRAVYLPNCDRKGFYKRKQCKPSRGRKRGICWCVDKYGMKLPGMEYVDGDFQCHSFDSSNVE; encoded by the exons ATGGTGCTCAGCGCGGTCCTCCTGCTGCTGGCCGCCTATGCCGGGCCGGCTCAAGGCCTGGGCTCTTTCGTACACTGTGAGCCCTGCGACGAGAAAGCTCTGTCCATGTGTCCCCCCAGTCCTCTGGGCTGCGAGCTGGTCAAGGAGCCCGGCTGCGGCTGCTGCATGACTTGCGCTCTGGCGGAGGGGCAGTCGTGTGGCGTCTACACTGAGCGCTGTGCCCAAGATTTGCGCTGCCTCCCCCGGCAGGATGAGGAGAAGCCGCTGCACGCCCTGCTGCATGGCCGCGGGGTTTGCCTCAGCGAAAAGAGCTATAGCGAGCAAACCAAGATAG AGAGAGACTCTCGAGAGCATGAGGAACCCACCACCTCCGAGATGGCTGAAGAGACCTACTCCCCCAAGGTCTTCCGGCCCAAACACACTCGCATATCCGAGCTGAAGGCCGAGGCTGTGAAGAAGGACCGCAGGAAGAAGCTGACCCAGTCCAAGTTTGTGGGAGGCGCAGAGAACACTGCCCACTCCAGAGTCATCCCTGCGCCTGAGATGAGACAGGAATCTGAACAA gGCCCCTGCCGCAGACACATGGAAGCGTCCCTGCAGGAGCTCAAAGCCAGTCCACGCATGGTGCCCCGTGCTGTGTACCTGCCCAACTGTGACCGCAAAGGATTCTACAAGAGAAAGCAG tgcAAGCCTTCCCGTGGCCGCAAACGTGGCATCTGCTGGTGCGTGGACAAGTACGGGATGAAGCTGCCGGGCATGGAGTACGTGGATGGGGACTTCCAGTGCCACTCCTTCGACAGCAGTAACGTTGAGTGA